A single genomic interval of Bacillaceae bacterium S4-13-56 harbors:
- a CDS encoding mechanosensitive ion channel family protein: protein MPSFSFDFYEFYQSNFGALVDTGIAVGIFLIFLILRKLFSKYVFKIILRLSKKSPTVFFTNLFTAFERPIRWAFLIIGLYIAIGYFPFLSQTNETFLHIIRSFAIFLIAWGFYNLSSSSSLFFSKLNEELNIEIDQILIPFLSKAIRFVIIAIALSVIAQEFNYDVNGFVAGLGLGGLAFALAAKDALGNLFGGIVIITEKPFGSGDWISTPSVEGTVEDITFRSTRVRTFAQAIVTVPNATLANEPITNWSQMGKRQITFNLGVTYDTPKDKLEKVVQQIRELLKGHEDIHPETIFVTFNTYNNSSLDIFLYFFTKTTNWGEFLLVKENINFAIMEILEKEGVSVAFPSRTVYLQKESEELSEE from the coding sequence ATGCCTTCATTTTCGTTTGATTTCTATGAATTTTATCAGAGTAACTTCGGCGCCCTAGTGGATACAGGGATTGCAGTAGGAATATTTTTGATTTTTTTGATCCTGAGAAAGTTATTTTCCAAGTATGTATTTAAAATAATTCTTAGACTCAGCAAAAAGTCACCAACTGTTTTTTTTACTAACTTATTTACTGCTTTTGAAAGACCTATTCGATGGGCATTTTTAATTATTGGTCTTTATATTGCTATTGGTTATTTTCCGTTTTTAAGCCAGACCAATGAAACCTTTTTACATATCATTCGTTCTTTTGCCATCTTCTTAATTGCATGGGGTTTTTATAATCTTTCCTCCAGCAGCTCGCTATTTTTTTCAAAATTAAATGAGGAGTTAAATATTGAAATTGATCAAATTCTAATCCCTTTTCTATCAAAAGCGATCCGTTTTGTGATCATAGCCATTGCTTTAAGTGTCATTGCTCAGGAGTTTAATTATGACGTGAATGGCTTTGTTGCTGGTCTTGGTTTAGGAGGATTGGCCTTCGCATTGGCTGCCAAGGATGCTTTGGGAAATCTTTTTGGTGGGATTGTTATCATCACAGAAAAACCGTTTGGGAGTGGAGATTGGATTTCAACACCAAGTGTCGAGGGAACAGTTGAGGATATTACTTTTAGAAGCACGAGAGTAAGAACGTTCGCACAGGCTATTGTTACTGTCCCTAACGCTACGCTCGCTAATGAACCTATTACGAACTGGAGTCAGATGGGGAAAAGGCAAATTACGTTTAACCTTGGAGTTACTTATGATACTCCGAAGGACAAGCTTGAAAAAGTGGTTCAGCAAATTAGAGAGCTGCTCAAAGGGCATGAAGACATTCATCCGGAAACTATTTTTGTTACCTTTAATACGTACAATAATAGTAGCCTGGATATCTTTTTGTATTTCTTTACGAAGACAACCAATTGGGGCGAATTTTTGCTAGTAAAAGAAAACATTAATTTTGCCATTATGGAAATTCTTGAAAAAGAAGGTGTTTCCGTCGCTTTCCCTAGCCGTACAGTTTATTTGCAAAAAGAGTCAGAAGAACTGTCTGAGGAATAA